One window of Deltaproteobacteria bacterium genomic DNA carries:
- a CDS encoding SBBP repeat-containing protein — MRGRYLSLIKKSALLLPFLIVCTLGPVGMPLTVSVSAAPSVMETFGKVPLYFVENRGQTDPRVAFHVQGQNTSVYFTNEGVTFRTWEYKSASNEGRSLVRPVNYEPAPSREVASWVLKLDFVGADPKVVPVGRDETQARISYFTGSRDQWKAGLRTYSTIVYPDLWPGIDLIYSGGVNRLKYSFLVKPGADPNRIRLAYRGATSVSVDGAGRLVVDAPVGGFTDEAPVAFQDVDGTRVQVAARFKPTPETGSGAVLLGFDLGPYDPRIPFLLDPVMLVYCGYIGGETSGWALGIAVDAQGNAYVTGYTSSTEDSFPVTVGPDLTFNGGFTDVFVAKVNAAGTALLYCGYIGGLDVDTGYGIAVDTQGNAYVTGITFSTQDSFPVTVGPDLTHNGYMEAFVVKVNAAGTALDYCGYIGGEFRDEGRGIAVDDQGNAYVIGYTGSNQNSFPATKGPKLEYSGSGDAFVAKVNAAGTTLDYCGYIGGDREDRGFGIAVDDQGNAYVTGSTYSAQDSFPAIIGPNLNYSASEDAFVAKVNAAGTAFDYCGYIGGEHKDAGNGIAVDGQGNAYVTGSTFSTEDTFPVIIGPDLTYNGGYWDRDYYDAFVAKVNAADAALDYCGYIGGDVADYGLGIAVDAHGNAYVTGHAQSGENTFPVTVGPDLTYNGESDVFVSKVSVDGTVLDYCGYIGGNFDDYGSGIALDPQGNAYIAGRAGSAADTFPVTVGPYLTESGYGDAFVAKIVEAEIQPILRQFEANVPSLTLAGTVAFAALLILAGLFLASRARRRRT, encoded by the coding sequence ATGAGAGGAAGATATTTGTCGTTGATTAAAAAGAGCGCGCTCCTTCTCCCGTTTCTCATTGTGTGTACACTTGGTCCGGTTGGAATGCCGCTGACCGTATCCGTATCCGCCGCTCCATCCGTTATGGAGACTTTCGGTAAGGTTCCCCTATATTTCGTCGAAAACCGGGGACAGACGGACCCCCGCGTGGCGTTCCACGTGCAGGGGCAGAACACCAGCGTGTACTTCACTAATGAGGGCGTCACTTTCCGCACGTGGGAGTACAAATCCGCAAGCAACGAAGGCCGTTCCCTCGTTCGGCCCGTCAACTATGAGCCGGCGCCTTCACGAGAAGTCGCGTCCTGGGTGCTCAAGCTTGATTTTGTGGGCGCCGACCCCAAGGTTGTGCCGGTGGGGCGGGATGAAACCCAGGCGCGGATCAGCTACTTCACCGGGTCTAGGGACCAGTGGAAGGCGGGCCTTCGTACCTACTCGACCATCGTGTACCCGGACCTCTGGCCGGGCATCGACCTCATCTACTCGGGAGGGGTAAATCGGCTCAAGTATTCCTTCTTGGTAAAGCCGGGGGCGGACCCGAACCGCATACGACTGGCGTACCGGGGCGCCACTTCCGTGTCCGTGGACGGTGCAGGCCGATTGGTGGTGGACGCCCCAGTGGGCGGGTTCACGGACGAGGCCCCCGTGGCGTTCCAGGATGTGGATGGAACGCGCGTACAGGTGGCCGCTCGATTTAAACCCACTCCGGAGACAGGCTCGGGCGCCGTGCTGCTCGGTTTCGATCTCGGGCCTTACGACCCGCGTATCCCCTTCCTGCTGGATCCGGTCATGCTGGTGTACTGTGGGTATATCGGCGGCGAAACTTCCGGCTGGGCCCTGGGCATCGCGGTGGACGCCCAGGGAAACGCCTACGTCACCGGCTACACATCCTCCACCGAAGACAGTTTTCCCGTGACCGTGGGCCCGGATTTGACCTTCAACGGAGGCTTCACCGATGTTTTCGTGGCCAAGGTTAATGCGGCCGGCACGGCCCTTTTGTACTGCGGATATATAGGCGGCCTGGATGTGGATACAGGCTATGGTATCGCTGTGGACACCCAGGGAAACGCGTATGTCACCGGGATCACATTTTCCACTCAGGACAGTTTTCCCGTAACCGTGGGTCCGGACCTGACCCATAACGGTTATATGGAAGCTTTCGTGGTCAAGGTGAACGCGGCCGGCACGGCCCTCGACTACTGCGGATATATCGGAGGCGAATTTCGCGATGAAGGTCGGGGAATTGCGGTGGACGACCAGGGAAACGCCTATGTCATCGGATACACGGGCTCGAACCAGAACAGTTTTCCCGCAACCAAAGGCCCGAAACTTGAGTACAGCGGCAGCGGGGACGCCTTCGTGGCCAAAGTGAACGCCGCCGGCACGACCCTCGACTACTGCGGATATATCGGAGGCGACAGAGAAGATAGAGGCTTTGGCATTGCAGTAGATGACCAGGGAAACGCGTATGTCACGGGAAGCACATACTCCGCTCAGGACAGCTTTCCCGCAATCATTGGGCCGAACCTGAATTACAGCGCGTCTGAGGATGCATTCGTAGCCAAGGTCAACGCCGCCGGCACGGCCTTCGACTACTGCGGCTACATCGGCGGCGAACACAAGGATGCAGGTAACGGCATCGCGGTGGACGGCCAGGGGAATGCATACGTCACCGGCTCCACATTCTCCACCGAGGATACTTTTCCCGTAATTATAGGCCCGGACCTGACCTATAACGGCGGCTATTGGGACCGCGACTATTACGACGCCTTCGTAGCCAAGGTCAACGCCGCCGACGCGGCCCTCGACTACTGCGGTTATATCGGGGGCGATGTCGCGGATTACGGCTTAGGCATCGCGGTGGACGCCCATGGAAACGCCTATGTCACTGGACATGCCCAATCCGGCGAGAATACCTTTCCCGTGACCGTGGGCCCGGATCTGACCTATAACGGCGAGAGCGACGTCTTTGTGTCCAAGGTCAGTGTCGACGGCACAGTCCTGGACTACTGCGGCTATATCGGCGGCAATTTCGACGATTATGGTTCCGGCATCGCTTTGGACCCACAGGGAAACGCCTATATTGCCGGACGCGCAGGATCCGCCGCGGACACTTTTCCCGTAACGGTGGGCCCGTATCTGACCGAAAGTGGCTATGGCGACGCCTTCGTGGCCAAGATCGTGGAGGCGGAGATACAGCCGATTTTACGGCAATTTGAAGCGAACGTCCCCTCCCTTACCCTGGCCGGAACGGTCGCTTTTGCCGCGCTCCTGATCCTCGCGGGCCTGTTCTTGGCGTCCCGAGCACGGCGGCGCAGGACTTAA
- a CDS encoding SBBP repeat-containing protein: MASRPVTVGPDLTFNGGFTDVFVAKVNAAGTALLYCGYIGGLDAETGWGIAVDTQGNAYVTGLTPSTEDTFPVTVGPDLTFNGGTEDAFVAKINSTGSALEYCGYIGGDHGDYGYGIAVDALGNAYVTGGTISDEDSFPVTVGPDLTYNGSSDAYVAKVNANGTALDYCGYIGGHAIEYAKAIAVDAQGNAYVTGSTGSLENTFPVFLGPDLTYNGDHYDAFVAKINSTGSALEYCGYIGGDHGDYGYGIAVDAQGNAYVTGTTSSTEGSFPLTVGPGLTRNGSTGAFVAKIGNLHRFVESVHVNGNPVSEGCSITIDGFVLGDAIKLRIVARNTEAQPSPPLYNNITVSFPSYTGRAALNRVELDPAYTSSDLNYSEYFGSVVKGDGYADYVMVESASTDTWDVNEGEYVELYVEPDHYGTFVIQYRAAASSQSSWTSGWSYEPESSAVTDCLGFPTYSINVILQAPIPGENPAQGMLVYSGYIGGAGSESGNGIAVDALGNAYVVGSTASDEFSFPLTAGPDLTYNGEYYDAFVAKINATGTGLVYCTYIGGLCTDGGSAIAVDAQGNAYITGITYSDYLSFPITVGPEIGPLYDCDNDHTLVFVAKLDADGTGLSYCRYLFGQNNLSCCDVPGIAVDDQGNAYIVGDIGLLGGDNNLPTTVGPDLTYNGGTWNPFVVKVNADGTAIDYCGYVGSGKPGDIAVDRQGNAYVTWNNGLSRYFQGNIAKINADGTAFDYTRESIGGKGIAVDVYGNAYATGDGRVSKINADGTSVVYTMSQISGSAIAVDRHGSAYVTGSAEDGLPTYVGPDLIFNGDRDAFVAKINPDGTALKYCGYIGGDQYDVGLDIAVDARGNAYITGRTESTEDSFPVIVGPDLTFNGGTYDAFVAKIRYVPPLTLRPWIFGTLRLLLLPEDFE, encoded by the coding sequence ATGGCATCGCGGCCCGTGACCGTGGGCCCGGATTTGACCTTCAACGGAGGCTTCACCGATGTTTTCGTGGCCAAGGTTAATGCGGCCGGCACGGCCCTTTTGTACTGCGGATATATCGGCGGCCTGGATGCGGAAACAGGCTGGGGTATCGCTGTGGACACCCAGGGAAACGCTTATGTGACCGGGTTGACGCCATCCACTGAAGACACCTTCCCCGTTACCGTTGGGCCGGATCTCACTTTCAACGGAGGCACTGAGGACGCGTTTGTGGCCAAGATCAACAGCACCGGCTCGGCCCTCGAGTACTGCGGATATATTGGCGGAGATCACGGGGATTACGGTTATGGCATCGCGGTGGACGCATTGGGAAACGCTTATGTCACCGGAGGCACAATCTCGGATGAAGACAGCTTTCCTGTCACCGTGGGACCCGATCTCACCTACAACGGATCTTCCGACGCCTACGTGGCCAAGGTCAACGCCAACGGCACGGCCCTGGACTACTGCGGGTATATCGGTGGACATGCCATCGAATACGCCAAAGCCATCGCGGTGGATGCGCAAGGGAATGCTTATGTTACCGGCTCGACGGGGTCCCTCGAGAACACTTTTCCAGTCTTCCTGGGCCCGGATCTGACGTACAATGGCGACCATTATGATGCGTTTGTGGCCAAGATCAACAGCACCGGCTCGGCCCTCGAGTACTGCGGATATATTGGCGGAGATCACGGGGATTACGGTTATGGCATTGCGGTGGACGCACAGGGAAACGCGTATGTCACCGGAACAACGAGTTCCACGGAAGGCAGTTTTCCCCTAACCGTAGGACCGGGTCTGACGCGCAACGGCAGTACCGGGGCTTTTGTGGCCAAAATCGGAAATTTGCATCGTTTTGTTGAAAGCGTCCATGTAAACGGAAATCCCGTGTCTGAAGGCTGCTCCATTACGATCGATGGGTTTGTGCTTGGAGACGCCATCAAACTGAGAATTGTCGCGAGAAACACCGAAGCTCAGCCTTCCCCTCCTCTCTACAATAATATCACCGTATCATTTCCAAGCTACACCGGCCGTGCAGCCCTGAATCGGGTTGAGCTGGATCCGGCATATACAAGCTCTGATTTGAACTATTCCGAATACTTTGGAAGTGTTGTCAAGGGCGACGGATACGCGGACTATGTCATGGTTGAATCCGCATCCACGGACACCTGGGATGTCAATGAAGGTGAATATGTGGAACTGTACGTCGAACCGGATCACTACGGAACATTTGTGATTCAGTATCGAGCGGCGGCGAGTAGCCAATCGAGTTGGACTTCCGGATGGTCCTATGAGCCTGAATCGAGTGCTGTAACCGATTGCCTGGGATTTCCCACATACTCCATAAACGTGATCTTACAGGCTCCGATACCGGGAGAGAATCCCGCTCAGGGCATGCTGGTGTACTCCGGGTATATTGGCGGCGCCGGAAGCGAAAGTGGCAACGGCATTGCGGTGGACGCTTTAGGAAACGCCTATGTCGTCGGCTCGACAGCATCCGATGAATTCAGTTTTCCACTGACTGCGGGCCCGGATCTGACGTACAATGGCGAATATTATGACGCGTTTGTAGCAAAGATCAACGCCACGGGCACGGGCCTTGTGTACTGCACGTATATCGGCGGTTTATGTACGGACGGCGGATCAGCTATCGCAGTGGACGCCCAGGGTAACGCTTATATTACCGGAATCACTTACTCCGACTATCTTAGTTTTCCCATAACCGTAGGCCCTGAGATTGGTCCATTATATGACTGTGACAACGACCATACGTTAGTGTTCGTGGCCAAACTTGACGCCGACGGCACCGGACTTTCCTACTGCAGGTATCTCTTCGGACAGAACAATCTGTCTTGCTGCGATGTCCCGGGCATCGCGGTGGACGACCAGGGAAATGCTTATATCGTCGGAGACATCGGTCTCCTTGGGGGTGACAACAACCTTCCAACAACCGTAGGTCCGGACCTGACTTACAACGGCGGCACGTGGAATCCGTTTGTGGTCAAGGTCAATGCCGACGGCACGGCCATTGATTACTGCGGATATGTTGGTAGTGGAAAGCCCGGAGATATTGCGGTGGACAGACAGGGAAACGCTTACGTCACCTGGAATAACGGCCTCTCCAGGTATTTTCAAGGGAATATAGCCAAGATCAATGCCGACGGCACGGCCTTCGACTACACCAGAGAATCTATTGGCGGCAAGGGTATTGCGGTGGACGTCTATGGAAACGCGTATGCAACCGGGGATGGGAGGGTTAGCAAAATCAATGCCGACGGAACGTCCGTCGTCTACACCATGAGCCAAATAAGCGGCAGCGCCATTGCGGTGGATAGGCACGGAAGTGCTTACGTTACCGGAAGCGCCGAGGACGGCCTTCCCACTTACGTTGGGCCGGACCTGATATTCAACGGCGACCGGGACGCTTTCGTGGCCAAGATCAACCCGGATGGTACGGCGCTCAAGTACTGCGGATATATTGGCGGAGATCAGTATGATGTTGGTCTTGACATTGCGGTGGACGCGCGAGGCAATGCGTATATCACCGGAAGGACAGAGTCCACGGAAGACAGCTTTCCCGTGATCGTGGGACCCGATCTCACCTTCAATGGGGGCACTTACGACGCGTTCGTGGCCAAGATCAGATATGTGCCGCCACTGACACTGAGGCCTTGGATTTTCGGCACTTTGAGACTGTTGCTGCTTCCGGAGGACTTCGAATAA